A region from the Rosa rugosa chromosome 6, drRosRugo1.1, whole genome shotgun sequence genome encodes:
- the LOC133716851 gene encoding WAT1-related protein At2g39510-like, with product MTAILVIAVCFVQALYAGLSIISFLALKQGMSHYTFVVYRMAIATALAIPLAWYIERHSRPTMTIKVMAKIMLLSMFDPVMDQNLYYVGMKNSNATFTSAMCNMLPVFAFVMAWIFRHPRGLTKVVGTLVTVEGAILLTMVKGPSLNLPWARDHDKNHSSAPKVKGALFLTLACFCWSCFIIMQANVLKSYPCKLSLTALICFWGMVEGAVVAVVVERGNLEAWSIHLDLKLLAAVYGALVSGAAYYVMGLVVKKKGPVFYSAFNPLATLLVAILGSFFLHEQLYTGSLIGAVTIVGGLYLVLWGSKRSASLRFKECQCGRTNWNASNRRS from the exons ATGACTGCAATTCTTGTCATTGCAGTGTGTTTTGTTCAAGCCTTGTATGCAGGCCTTTCCATCATCTCATTCCTTGCACTAAAGCAGGGCATGAGCCACTACACCTTTGTGGTGTATAGGATGGCCATTGCAACTGCCTTGGCAATTCCATTGGCATGGTATATAGAGAGACATTCTAGGCCTACAATGACCATCAAGGTCATGGCAAAGATCATGCTGCTAAGCATGTTTGa CCCTGTAATGGACCAAAACTTATACTATGTGGGAATGAAGAACTCCAATGCCACATTCACATCGGCCATGTGCAACATGCTTCCAGTGTTTGCGTTTGTCATGGCCTGGATTTTCAG ACACCCGAGAGGATTGACCAAGGTTGTAGGAACCTTGGTTACTGTGGAAGGAGCAATCCTCCTTACCATGGTCAAGGGGCCTTCCCTCAACTTGCCATGGGCAAGGGACCACGACAAAAATCATTCTTCAGCGCCCAAAGTCAAGGGTGCTCTCTTCCTAACACTAGCCTGCTTCTGCTGGTCCTGTTTCATAATCATGCAA GCCAATGTACTCAAGTCCTACCCCTGCAAGCTCTCTCTCACCGCTTTGATTTGCTTCTGGGGTATGGTGGAAGGAGCAGTGGTGGCTGTTGTGGTTGAAAGGGGGAATTTGGAAGCATGGTCCATACACTTGGACTTGAAGTTGCTCGCAGCTGTTTATGGG GCTCTTGTATCGGGGGCTGCATATTATGTCATGGGACTGGTTGTGAAGAAGAAGGGACCAGTTTTCTACTCGGCCTTTAACCCCTTGGCCACTCTACTTGTGGCGATTTTGGGGTCATTTTTTCTGCATGAACAATTGTATACTGGGAG TCTCATCGGAGCTGTAACCATTGTGGGAGGCCTCTATCTTGTTCTTTGGGGAAGCAAGAGATCAGCCTCCCTCCGATTCAAAGAATGCCAATGTGGAAGAACCAACTGGAACGCCAGCAATAGACGATCGTGA